In Streptococcus respiraculi, one DNA window encodes the following:
- a CDS encoding mechanosensitive ion channel family protein, with translation MSFFAKYLAQFDLETLVMELVSKLLSLILLVLVFYIIKKIVTISVRKLILSSIRVSTQEVGRQKTIARLLESGLNYLLYFLLLYSVLTILGLPVSSLLAGAGIAGVAIGMGAQGFLSDLVNGFFILLERQFDVGDVVGLTNGSIKIKGTVVSVGIRTTQVRDGDGTLHFIPNRNILVVSNQSRGDMRVQVDVPLSLTTDLDKVWQVIERVNQKELASQTAIKGAKMVGPQTLENGSFVFRVQFFVISGQQSQIYQHFYMVYHQALLAEGINLYV, from the coding sequence ATGTCATTTTTTGCAAAATATCTAGCCCAATTTGATCTAGAAACTCTTGTCATGGAGCTGGTTAGTAAGCTCCTATCGCTCATTCTTCTTGTTCTTGTTTTTTATATCATTAAGAAAATAGTCACTATTTCTGTCAGAAAGCTCATTTTATCTTCTATTCGCGTATCAACGCAGGAGGTGGGACGACAAAAAACCATTGCTCGTCTTTTGGAGAGTGGCTTGAACTACCTTTTGTACTTTCTCTTATTATATTCTGTCTTGACGATTCTAGGACTGCCAGTTTCTAGTTTATTGGCTGGGGCAGGAATTGCAGGGGTTGCTATTGGGATGGGAGCTCAGGGCTTTTTATCTGACTTGGTCAATGGTTTCTTTATTCTGCTTGAACGCCAATTTGATGTGGGAGATGTGGTTGGCTTGACGAATGGCTCTATTAAAATAAAGGGTACAGTTGTCAGCGTAGGCATACGGACAACTCAGGTTCGAGATGGAGATGGTACGCTGCATTTCATCCCAAATCGCAATATTTTGGTGGTGAGCAATCAATCGCGAGGCGATATGCGTGTTCAGGTAGATGTTCCGCTGAGTCTGACGACTGATTTGGATAAGGTTTGGCAGGTTATCGAGCGTGTCAATCAAAAGGAATTAGCTTCCCAAACTGCAATTAAAGGAGCAAAAATGGTTGGTCCTCAGACACTCGAAAATGGCTCTTTTGTTTTTCGTGTCCAATTTTTTGTGATCAGTGGGCAGCAAAGTCAGATTTATCAGCATTTTTATATGGTCTATCACCAAGCCCTACTTGCAGAAGGCATTAATCTTTATGTGTAA
- a CDS encoding cation transporter → MQKSIEQRSLTVNFIITFIVSVAGIIVYFITDIQALLLDGFFSFISFLSAMVGIYISRISHKRTTRYPHGLHFLEPLYAIFKSILILLLLLLAFINASETALHYFLAGEGEPLLVGPILPYTLFVVTLCFALSFYNHYQNRKINFLSTILKAETKGSMIDGLQSLGAGLAFCLLYFIDLNGTFGFLHYTADFFITSISVICLLPEPVKMLHAAFIELSHGLATDQEITEPIDDLILQHFKHVLPHINYQIIKIGMALTVKIYVEDHDQELLATMLSLHPQFLKELQTLYPNAKAAIIYI, encoded by the coding sequence GTGCAAAAAAGCATCGAACAACGATCATTAACAGTCAATTTCATCATCACGTTTATTGTATCGGTTGCTGGAATTATCGTCTATTTTATTACCGATATACAGGCCCTTTTACTGGATGGATTTTTCTCATTTATCAGCTTTTTATCTGCAATGGTTGGTATTTATATCTCGCGAATTAGCCACAAAAGGACCACGCGCTATCCACATGGTCTTCATTTTTTAGAACCACTCTATGCTATTTTCAAGTCTATTTTAATTTTGTTATTGTTGCTACTGGCTTTTATCAATGCTTCTGAGACTGCCCTTCATTATTTCCTTGCAGGCGAGGGGGAACCGCTTCTTGTCGGGCCAATCTTACCCTATACCCTCTTTGTTGTGACGCTCTGCTTTGCTCTTAGCTTTTATAATCACTACCAAAATCGAAAAATCAATTTCCTAAGTACCATTTTAAAGGCAGAAACCAAGGGGAGCATGATTGACGGATTGCAATCATTAGGAGCAGGTCTCGCTTTTTGCCTTCTCTACTTTATTGATCTCAATGGCACATTCGGCTTCTTACACTATACCGCCGACTTCTTTATCACCAGCATTTCCGTTATCTGCCTCCTACCAGAGCCTGTTAAAATGCTTCACGCTGCTTTTATCGAACTGTCACATGGCCTTGCGACTGACCAAGAAATTACTGAGCCGATTGATGATTTGATTCTACAACATTTCAAACATGTCCTGCCCCATATCAATTACCAGATTATTAAAATAGGCATGGCTCTGACGGTTAAAATTTATGTAGAAGACCATGATCAAGAACTCCTGGCAACCATGCTTTCTCTTCATCCCCAGTTTTTAAAAGAATTACAAACTCTCTATCCAAATGCCAAAGCAGCTATCATTTATATATAA
- the gdhA gene encoding NADP-specific glutamate dehydrogenase, translating into MTTAKAYIQQSFEAVKARNPHETEFLQAVEELFNTLEPVIEAHPEYITENILARIVEPERIISFRVPWTDKDGNVQVNRGYRVQFNSAVGPYKGGLRFHPTVNQSILKFLGFEQIFKNVLTGLPIGGGKGGSDFDPKGKTDAEIMRFCQSFMTELQKHIGPSLDVPAGDIGVGGREIGYMYGQYKRLRQFDAGVLTGKPIGFGGSLIRPEATGYGLVYFTDNMLQANGKSFNGQTVLVSGSGNVAQFAVQKATELGATVISVSDSNGYIIDETGIDFDLLCEIKNNRRARLTEYAAEKPTATYHEGSVWTYEGKADIALPCATQNEIDGAAAARLVKNGVYCVAEGANMPSNLEAIHTYQENGVLYGLAKAANAGGVAVSALEMSQNSLRLSWTAEEVDNRLKDIMANIFNTAKETAEKYNLGQDYLAGANIAAFEQIADTMIAQGLV; encoded by the coding sequence ATGACAACTGCAAAAGCATATATCCAACAATCATTTGAAGCGGTAAAGGCGCGCAACCCCCACGAAACAGAGTTTTTACAAGCCGTTGAAGAATTGTTCAACACACTTGAACCTGTTATCGAAGCACATCCCGAATACATCACTGAAAACATCTTGGCCCGCATTGTTGAGCCTGAACGCATTATCAGCTTCCGTGTGCCGTGGACTGATAAGGACGGAAATGTACAAGTCAATCGTGGTTACCGCGTTCAATTTAACTCAGCAGTTGGACCTTACAAAGGTGGTCTTCGTTTCCATCCAACTGTTAACCAGTCTATCTTGAAATTCCTTGGTTTTGAACAAATCTTTAAAAATGTCTTGACAGGTCTGCCAATCGGTGGTGGTAAAGGTGGATCAGACTTTGATCCTAAAGGTAAGACTGATGCTGAAATCATGCGTTTCTGCCAAAGTTTCATGACAGAATTGCAAAAACATATCGGACCTTCTCTTGATGTACCAGCTGGTGACATTGGTGTCGGTGGTCGTGAAATTGGTTACATGTACGGTCAATACAAACGACTTCGCCAATTTGATGCGGGTGTCTTGACAGGTAAACCAATCGGTTTTGGTGGTAGCTTGATTCGTCCAGAAGCAACTGGTTATGGTCTTGTCTACTTCACTGACAATATGCTACAAGCAAACGGTAAATCCTTCAATGGTCAAACTGTCCTTGTTTCTGGCTCTGGAAATGTAGCACAATTTGCCGTTCAAAAAGCAACTGAACTCGGTGCAACAGTCATTTCTGTTTCTGATTCTAATGGTTATATCATTGATGAAACTGGAATTGACTTTGACCTTCTTTGTGAAATCAAAAATAATCGACGCGCTCGTTTGACTGAATACGCTGCCGAAAAACCAACTGCAACGTATCACGAAGGTTCTGTTTGGACCTACGAAGGAAAAGCAGATATTGCCCTTCCATGTGCTACTCAAAATGAGATTGATGGTGCAGCAGCTGCACGCCTTGTAAAAAATGGTGTCTACTGTGTAGCTGAGGGAGCAAATATGCCTTCGAACTTAGAAGCCATCCACACTTACCAAGAAAACGGTGTCCTTTACGGACTTGCAAAAGCTGCCAATGCTGGTGGTGTTGCCGTATCAGCGCTTGAAATGAGCCAAAACAGCCTTCGCCTTTCATGGACTGCCGAAGAAGTGGACAACCGCTTGAAAGACATCATGGCCAACATCTTCAACACTGCAAAAGAAACTGCTGAAAAATACAACCTCGGCCAAGACTACCTTGCTGGTGCCAACATCGCTGCCTTTGAACAAATCGCAGATACTATGATTGCACAAGGTTTAGTATAA
- a CDS encoding dihydroorotate oxidase, whose product MPSTKTQIAGFPFENCLMNAAGVACMTIAELEEVRMSQAGTFVTKTATLEARIGNPEPRYQDVPLGSINSMGLPNQGLDYYLDYLLELQAKEPNQTFFLSLVGLSQEETHTLLKQVESSEFKGLTELNLSCPNVPGKPQIAYDFETTEAILREVFSYFTKPLGIKLPPYFDMAHFDQAAAIFNQFPLAFVNCVNSIGNGLYIEDESVVIRPKNGFGGIGGEYIKPTALANVHAFYQRLKPEIQIIGTGGVLTGRDAFEHILCGASMVQVGTTLHKEGVVAFERITAELKAIMAEKGYESLDDFRGKLQYIE is encoded by the coding sequence ATGCCATCAACCAAGACACAGATTGCTGGTTTTCCGTTTGAAAACTGTTTGATGAATGCCGCGGGGGTTGCCTGCATGACGATTGCAGAGTTAGAAGAGGTAAGAATGTCCCAAGCAGGAACCTTTGTGACCAAGACTGCGACCTTAGAAGCGCGTATTGGGAATCCTGAACCACGTTATCAGGATGTTCCGCTTGGATCGATTAACTCGATGGGATTGCCAAATCAAGGTTTGGATTATTATTTGGATTATCTTTTGGAATTGCAGGCAAAAGAACCGAATCAAACCTTTTTCCTTTCCTTGGTCGGACTGTCTCAGGAAGAAACTCATACGCTATTAAAACAAGTGGAATCGAGTGAGTTTAAGGGCTTAACCGAGTTGAATTTGTCCTGTCCAAATGTGCCAGGCAAACCACAAATTGCCTATGATTTTGAAACGACAGAGGCTATTTTAAGAGAGGTATTTAGCTACTTTACCAAACCTCTTGGGATTAAGTTGCCTCCTTACTTTGATATGGCACATTTTGATCAGGCAGCAGCGATTTTTAACCAATTTCCGCTCGCTTTTGTCAACTGTGTTAACTCAATTGGAAATGGTCTCTACATTGAAGATGAGTCAGTTGTCATTCGTCCTAAAAATGGATTTGGAGGAATCGGTGGAGAATATATCAAGCCGACTGCTCTGGCCAATGTCCACGCTTTCTATCAGCGGTTGAAACCAGAAATCCAAATCATTGGAACTGGAGGAGTTCTGACAGGTCGTGATGCTTTTGAGCATATCCTTTGTGGGGCTAGTATGGTGCAGGTCGGAACCACCCTTCACAAGGAAGGTGTTGTCGCTTTCGAGCGTATCACAGCAGAATTGAAAGCCATTATGGCAGAAAAAGGCTATGAAAGTTTAGACGATTTCCGTGGGAAATTACAGTATATAGAGTAG
- a CDS encoding CapA family protein, producing the protein MKRRRDRIGKRRRKQRKKWRGYVFLLPLVMVGLAGLIYGGAILWSRFSSVSLSTKPSSSTDVAGAKEPVTPEQTAQTARIMAHGDLLYHDIVYWSAEQPDGQYDFTENFTYVKPWIEQADFAIADFEGTISPDYPLGGYPMFNAPASVVNAIQQTGYDLVDLAHNHILDSHLSGLISTVDTFRQVGVDTVGVYRDGNRATAPIYIKEVNGIKIAVLAYAYGFNGMEATLSQEEYDNYLSDLNLERMKSEIERAEAEADITIVMPQMGVEYQLEPTEEQVALYRQMVEWGADIIFGGHPHVAEPTEIIEKDGERKLIVYSMGNFLSNQRIETMEGVQNFQWTERGVLMDVTIEKKEGKTRIQTATAHPTWVSRVPKEGTDLFTYQTFVLEDFIEGGQHRHLLDEETKARIDLAYQEMKDFMGLNW; encoded by the coding sequence ATGAAGAGAAGACGAGATCGGATTGGCAAACGCAGACGTAAGCAGCGGAAGAAATGGCGTGGTTATGTCTTTTTATTGCCGCTAGTGATGGTTGGATTAGCAGGGCTTATCTATGGTGGCGCGATTCTTTGGTCTCGCTTTTCATCTGTATCACTATCAACCAAACCTTCGTCTAGTACAGATGTAGCAGGAGCAAAAGAGCCTGTGACGCCGGAACAAACAGCACAGACAGCCCGCATCATGGCGCACGGGGACTTGCTTTACCATGATATTGTTTATTGGAGTGCCGAGCAACCTGACGGTCAGTATGATTTTACGGAGAATTTTACCTATGTCAAGCCCTGGATTGAGCAAGCAGATTTTGCGATAGCGGACTTTGAAGGGACAATTTCCCCAGACTATCCTCTGGGGGGCTATCCCATGTTTAATGCTCCAGCCTCGGTGGTCAATGCTATTCAACAAACAGGCTATGATTTGGTTGATCTGGCCCACAATCATATTCTTGACTCTCATTTGTCAGGTCTTATCTCTACGGTGGATACGTTTAGGCAAGTCGGTGTGGATACAGTCGGAGTTTATCGCGATGGCAATCGCGCGACAGCGCCCATTTACATCAAGGAAGTGAACGGGATAAAAATAGCGGTCCTTGCCTATGCCTACGGCTTTAATGGTATGGAAGCAACTCTCTCTCAAGAAGAATATGACAACTATCTGTCTGATTTGAATCTGGAGCGGATGAAGTCAGAGATTGAGCGAGCCGAAGCAGAAGCGGATATCACGATTGTCATGCCACAAATGGGAGTTGAATACCAGCTGGAGCCGACCGAAGAGCAGGTGGCTCTCTATCGTCAAATGGTGGAATGGGGCGCAGATATTATTTTTGGAGGGCATCCGCATGTAGCAGAGCCAACTGAAATCATCGAAAAAGACGGAGAACGAAAACTCATCGTTTATTCAATGGGAAATTTTTTGTCCAATCAGCGCATAGAAACCATGGAAGGAGTTCAAAACTTTCAGTGGACTGAGCGTGGAGTTTTAATGGATGTGACCATTGAAAAGAAAGAGGGCAAAACGCGGATTCAGACTGCTACAGCGCATCCGACCTGGGTCAGTCGTGTGCCAAAAGAAGGGACAGATTTGTTTACCTATCAAACCTTTGTCCTTGAAGACTTTATCGAGGGTGGACAGCATCGTCATCTGCTCGATGAGGAAACCAAGGCGCGGATAGACCTTGCCTATCAAGAGATGAAGGACTTTATGGGCTTGAACTGGTGA
- a CDS encoding Cof-type HAD-IIB family hydrolase, which translates to MAIKAVVTDMDGTFLDDCGGFDRKRFERILLELEERGILFIVASGNSLERLLDLFEGFEDRILFLAENGGLFYHKRETVFRKTLDSSLIEKLVEYYRDKAADYCLMISSDQHMYIDERAPQPFAKTNLAITEAQLQAFWDKIVRLADLRDVPDEVAITHAGFWVKEELVDTLVAECNRVFGEELLAVTSGYGSVSILPKGVHKAWGLEQILQPLGIEAGDVLAFGDSDNDLELLAYAGHSYAMDNAGERVKAVAKNLAPSHVEQGVLTVIEEYMAGEEDAATKD; encoded by the coding sequence ATGGCAATAAAAGCAGTCGTAACCGACATGGATGGAACCTTTTTAGATGATTGTGGTGGATTTGATCGCAAGCGGTTTGAGCGGATCTTGCTGGAGTTGGAAGAGCGGGGGATTCTCTTTATCGTAGCAAGTGGCAATAGTTTGGAACGCTTGCTGGATCTTTTTGAAGGTTTTGAGGATCGAATCCTGTTTCTGGCAGAAAATGGTGGTCTTTTTTACCACAAGCGGGAAACGGTGTTTCGCAAGACCCTGGATTCTAGCCTGATTGAAAAACTGGTTGAATATTATAGAGACAAGGCGGCAGACTATTGTTTGATGATTTCAAGCGACCAACATATGTACATCGATGAGCGTGCGCCGCAGCCGTTTGCAAAGACAAACTTAGCGATTACAGAAGCGCAGTTGCAGGCTTTTTGGGATAAGATTGTGCGTCTTGCGGACCTGCGTGATGTGCCTGATGAGGTAGCCATTACCCATGCAGGATTTTGGGTCAAAGAGGAATTGGTGGATACATTGGTCGCAGAATGCAACCGTGTCTTTGGTGAAGAGCTACTTGCGGTGACCAGTGGTTATGGCTCAGTGAGCATTTTACCAAAGGGAGTGCATAAGGCTTGGGGGCTGGAGCAAATCTTGCAACCGCTAGGGATTGAGGCGGGGGATGTTCTTGCTTTTGGCGATAGTGACAATGATTTAGAGCTATTAGCCTATGCAGGGCATTCTTATGCCATGGACAATGCAGGTGAGCGTGTCAAGGCAGTAGCTAAAAACCTTGCTCCGTCGCATGTTGAGCAGGGAGTTCTTACAGTGATTGAAGAGTATATGGCAGGAGAAGAAGATGCAGCAACCAAAGATTAA
- a CDS encoding Cof-type HAD-IIB family hydrolase, translating to MQQPKIKLIAFDMDGTFLNSQNDYDRKRFARIWQQLQERGIRVAAISGNQYQQIKSFFPDVHDQMTIVSEVGSVIVEDGQRIAVSHFDATTVADLLALLDQKNLLDRCSISGLKALYFAQNAPADFKQLITKHNYEWQEIEDLRVLPDDDFTILTLDVPEMDIQTLVAELNATGKGKARAVSSGFNFIDIVHPEVNKGLALEFLAKRWQIEPSEIMTFGDSDNDLEMLVYADYSYAMAGSPKSVCHAAKFQAPSNDVSGVLQVIEEVVLRAE from the coding sequence ATGCAGCAACCAAAGATTAAGCTAATTGCTTTTGATATGGACGGGACCTTTTTAAATTCACAGAATGACTATGATCGCAAGCGATTTGCTCGTATTTGGCAGCAACTGCAAGAGCGTGGTATTCGAGTGGCAGCTATCTCAGGCAATCAATACCAGCAAATCAAGTCTTTTTTCCCAGATGTTCATGACCAGATGACCATTGTGTCAGAAGTCGGCTCGGTTATTGTGGAAGATGGTCAGCGGATTGCAGTGTCTCATTTTGACGCAACAACGGTAGCCGATTTGCTTGCCTTGTTGGATCAGAAGAATCTCTTGGATCGTTGTTCTATAAGCGGGCTGAAAGCACTCTACTTTGCTCAGAATGCCCCAGCGGATTTTAAGCAATTGATCACCAAACATAATTACGAATGGCAGGAAATAGAGGACTTGCGAGTCTTGCCAGACGATGACTTTACTATATTGACCTTGGATGTGCCAGAAATGGATATTCAGACCTTGGTGGCGGAGCTCAATGCGACAGGAAAGGGGAAGGCGCGTGCGGTATCGAGTGGCTTTAACTTCATCGATATTGTGCATCCAGAGGTTAATAAAGGTCTTGCGCTTGAGTTTTTGGCTAAGCGCTGGCAGATAGAGCCGTCTGAAATCATGACCTTTGGTGACAGCGACAACGATTTGGAGATGTTGGTTTACGCAGACTATTCTTATGCCATGGCAGGTAGTCCAAAGAGTGTCTGCCATGCAGCCAAATTCCAGGCTCCGTCTAATGATGTTTCAGGAGTCTTACAGGTGATTGAAGAAGTGGTCTTGAGAGCTGAGTAG
- a CDS encoding alpha/beta hydrolase: MFRKKSKYAVVLAIVVLIGAFIGAIVLRPRLDTKHFIQSTTPTLFFHGYGSSANAQTHMTQAAKQSGVTNTIIRAEVDEYGAVTLMGKIPKGAINPIVEVNYQDNRNADYHQDARYAKAVVTKLQSTYGFTKMNMVGHSMGNMSILFYLLDNAHEKDLPQVQKQVHIANHVNGLEGRDLPERHRVDEVTGQPEEMSASYQQLLALREQYPNQQIDVLNIYGDVKDESDGSVLNASSKSLKYLLLDRAKSYREEKMTGKLAQHSQLHENPAVDALLIEFLWGNYSELNTGSKG, translated from the coding sequence ATGTTCAGAAAGAAATCAAAGTATGCTGTCGTTCTTGCCATTGTGGTGCTAATTGGGGCATTTATAGGGGCTATCGTCTTGCGTCCAAGGCTTGATACCAAGCATTTTATCCAATCAACCACCCCTACCCTCTTTTTTCACGGCTATGGTAGTAGTGCCAATGCGCAGACACATATGACGCAGGCAGCCAAGCAATCTGGGGTCACAAATACCATTATCCGCGCAGAGGTGGATGAATATGGGGCAGTTACCTTGATGGGCAAGATTCCTAAAGGAGCGATCAATCCGATTGTGGAGGTCAATTATCAAGACAACCGTAATGCAGACTATCATCAAGATGCTCGTTATGCTAAGGCAGTTGTGACCAAGTTGCAGTCAACCTATGGATTCACCAAAATGAACATGGTTGGTCATTCCATGGGGAATATGTCGATTCTTTTCTATCTTTTGGACAATGCCCACGAAAAAGACCTCCCTCAAGTGCAGAAGCAGGTTCATATCGCCAATCATGTCAATGGTTTGGAGGGACGGGATTTGCCAGAACGCCATCGTGTTGATGAAGTGACAGGACAGCCCGAGGAGATGAGTGCCAGTTATCAGCAGCTGCTTGCTCTTCGTGAGCAATATCCCAATCAGCAAATCGATGTCTTAAATATCTATGGAGATGTGAAAGATGAGTCCGATGGCTCTGTGCTCAATGCCTCTTCTAAAAGTTTAAAATATCTTCTCTTAGATCGTGCCAAATCCTATCGGGAAGAAAAAATGACAGGCAAACTAGCCCAGCATAGCCAACTGCATGAGAATCCTGCAGTCGATGCCTTGCTGATTGAATTTTTATGGGGAAATTATAGTGAATTGAATACAGGTTCTAAAGGTTAG
- a CDS encoding TetR/AcrR family transcriptional regulator codes for MGGDTRREDTKKAILNAMVNCLQHQPFNEITTTHLAQTAGISRSSFYTHYRDKYQLIEAYQEALFVEIEDIVTQHKRDRKEVFLEIFILLSREQLLSALLTHNGSQEIQAFLINKVRLFINNDLADRSILEPLSEVEKDYRSIYLANAFFGIVQAWINKGKLESPTEMTCLVLKLLP; via the coding sequence ATGGGTGGAGATACACGACGCGAAGATACCAAAAAAGCAATCCTCAATGCAATGGTGAACTGTTTGCAGCACCAACCGTTCAACGAGATTACGACTACACATCTTGCCCAGACAGCAGGCATCAGCCGTTCCAGCTTTTACACCCACTATCGAGACAAATACCAGCTGATTGAAGCCTACCAAGAAGCTCTTTTTGTCGAGATTGAAGATATTGTGACCCAGCATAAACGCGACCGCAAGGAGGTTTTCCTTGAAATCTTCATTCTCCTCTCTCGCGAACAGCTCCTATCTGCCCTACTGACCCACAACGGTAGCCAGGAAATCCAAGCTTTTCTGATCAACAAGGTCCGCCTCTTTATCAACAATGACTTGGCAGACCGTAGCATTCTTGAGCCTTTGTCAGAAGTCGAAAAAGACTACCGTAGCATCTACCTTGCTAATGCCTTTTTTGGCATTGTCCAAGCTTGGATCAACAAAGGAAAACTCGAATCCCCAACTGAGATGACTTGTCTTGTCCTAAAATTATTACCATGA